One Parachlamydia sp. AcF125 DNA segment encodes these proteins:
- the dapA gene encoding 4-hydroxy-tetrahydrodipicolinate synthase yields the protein MSLKGTITALITPFTEQLHLDEQGLRENIHFQVKAGVNGILVLGTTGESPTLSSEEQTRIIKIAIQEVKNKIPVMVGVGCNNTQHTVEKAKKAQDLGANALLVVAPYYNKPSQEGIFRHFEALSQQVSLPMYVYNIPGRAGVNIEVATLQRIAALPHIAGIKDAAGNLLQTTDIIQQARKTCFNFHVLCGDDALTLPMISLGAQGVISVVSNLVPEQVSQMVDQALTGRFDLAQESHYKLLALFKAAFIEVNPSPIKTAMQICGYPSGGCRLPLCDLLPENKAKLNQLLHEMDLIKG from the coding sequence ATGTCATTAAAAGGAACAATTACGGCTCTTATTACTCCCTTTACTGAGCAGCTGCATCTAGACGAGCAAGGGTTAAGGGAAAATATCCACTTCCAAGTTAAAGCCGGCGTAAATGGGATCCTAGTTTTAGGAACGACCGGCGAATCTCCTACCTTATCTTCTGAAGAGCAAACGCGCATCATTAAAATAGCCATTCAAGAAGTTAAAAATAAAATCCCCGTCATGGTTGGAGTGGGCTGTAATAACACCCAACACACCGTCGAAAAAGCAAAAAAAGCCCAAGATTTGGGAGCCAATGCCCTTTTAGTGGTCGCCCCCTATTATAACAAACCTTCACAAGAAGGCATTTTTAGACATTTTGAAGCCCTATCCCAGCAAGTCTCTTTGCCCATGTATGTGTACAATATTCCTGGCCGAGCTGGAGTAAATATCGAAGTAGCCACCCTGCAACGAATCGCTGCTCTTCCCCATATAGCGGGAATTAAGGACGCCGCAGGAAATTTGCTACAAACAACCGACATTATTCAACAAGCTCGTAAAACTTGCTTTAATTTTCACGTTTTATGCGGAGATGATGCTTTAACTCTACCGATGATTTCCTTAGGAGCCCAAGGGGTGATTTCGGTCGTCAGCAATCTAGTTCCTGAGCAAGTTAGCCAGATGGTCGACCAAGCTTTGACAGGACGGTTCGATTTAGCTCAAGAAAGCCATTACAAGCTTTTAGCTTTGTTTAAAGCGGCTTTTATAGAAGTAAATCCATCTCCCATCAAAACAGCCATGCAGATATGTGGATACCCTTCTGGAGGCTGCCGTCTGCCCTTATGCGATCTTTTACCAGAAAATAAAGCTAAGCTTAACCAGCTGTTGCATGAGATGGATTTAATCAAAGGCTAG
- a CDS encoding dihydrodipicolinate reductase C-terminal domain-containing protein, producing the protein MKIALIGYGKMGQMIEKLATQKEHQIVSRVTSADCEEWKNIHKAEVCIEFSTPESVLENLEKICKHGLPTVIGTTGWYDKLSQLKNLIDKYQVGVLYSPNFSLGIHLFLKMIRHAAQLMAYFPEYAAAGIEYHHHQKLDSPSGTAKKLAQVLNEELKLNPPLSFSSVRCGTFPGTHTVLFDTFADTLSFTHEARSREGFAEGALRAAEWLLDKKGIYTFEECLNLEKFLCH; encoded by the coding sequence ATGAAAATTGCATTAATAGGCTATGGAAAAATGGGGCAAATGATTGAAAAGCTCGCAACCCAAAAAGAGCACCAGATCGTTTCGCGGGTTACCTCTGCCGATTGTGAAGAGTGGAAAAATATTCACAAGGCTGAGGTGTGCATTGAATTTTCAACACCTGAGTCGGTTCTAGAGAATCTAGAAAAAATTTGCAAGCACGGTCTCCCCACTGTGATAGGTACCACAGGATGGTACGACAAACTGAGCCAACTCAAAAACTTGATCGATAAGTATCAAGTGGGAGTTTTGTATAGCCCCAATTTTTCTTTAGGCATCCACCTCTTTCTGAAAATGATTCGCCATGCTGCCCAACTCATGGCCTATTTTCCCGAATACGCAGCTGCAGGCATTGAATATCATCATCACCAAAAATTAGACAGCCCTTCAGGAACCGCAAAAAAGCTTGCTCAAGTGCTTAATGAAGAACTTAAGCTTAATCCCCCTTTGTCTTTTTCAAGCGTCCGCTGCGGCACATTTCCTGGAACGCATACCGTCCTTTTTGACACGTTTGCAGATACTCTTTCATTTACTCATGAAGCTCGCAGCCGGGAAGGATTTGCTGAAGGAGCTCTTCGGGCAGCAGAATGGCTCCTGGATAAAAAAGGAATTTACACTTTTGAAGAATGCCTTAACTTAGAGAAATTTTTATGTCATTAA
- a CDS encoding polysaccharide biosynthesis/export family protein, with protein MCLLLLVLLFLHASSYATPYNILDAGEFVLDSQKIQKEGKFAIEELQGHLFAELPNDAFTPYYPIIDEEDILTITLYHPSRRDLMAAIQLINDRAGGFRVVNGKISLPGLNALKVKGMTLPEARQKIKEQYREQISGLEVYLSFKSKAFHKIIVTGMVSPPPSCADGQLRLYEVLSKAFIPPTANLFASYVLRENMPLRLDLFRLLKKGDMSQNIVMKGGDKIFIASPTDQVAMVLGEVLSPKRIPLLAGYISLKEALTLARGMQFTANKNHIQVIRGNISFPKIYSFPWEVVAQEPNQNLLLIPGDVVYISRKAITEWALFMRELEGTIRLIPAVELIHKMSK; from the coding sequence ATGTGCCTATTATTACTTGTCTTGCTTTTTTTACACGCCTCTTCTTACGCTACTCCCTACAATATTTTGGATGCTGGCGAATTTGTACTAGACTCGCAAAAGATCCAAAAAGAAGGGAAATTCGCCATCGAAGAGCTGCAAGGGCATTTATTTGCCGAACTTCCAAACGATGCTTTTACACCCTATTACCCGATAATTGACGAAGAGGATATTCTGACTATCACACTTTATCACCCTTCTCGCCGCGATCTCATGGCTGCCATCCAATTGATTAACGATCGCGCAGGGGGATTTCGAGTGGTGAATGGGAAGATCTCCTTGCCAGGATTGAACGCTTTAAAAGTAAAAGGGATGACCCTTCCGGAGGCTCGTCAAAAAATAAAAGAGCAATATAGAGAACAAATCAGCGGCCTTGAAGTTTATCTCTCTTTCAAAAGTAAAGCATTCCATAAAATTATTGTCACCGGCATGGTTTCCCCTCCCCCCTCCTGTGCAGATGGGCAATTAAGATTATATGAAGTTTTGAGCAAAGCCTTTATCCCCCCTACCGCCAATCTATTTGCAAGTTATGTTTTAAGAGAGAATATGCCCCTTAGGCTAGATTTATTCCGACTTCTAAAAAAGGGGGATATGAGCCAGAACATCGTGATGAAAGGGGGAGACAAAATTTTTATTGCCAGCCCAACTGATCAGGTTGCCATGGTTTTAGGAGAGGTCCTCTCCCCTAAACGTATTCCTTTATTAGCGGGATATATTTCGCTGAAAGAAGCGCTTACCCTTGCACGCGGCATGCAATTCACAGCAAATAAAAACCATATTCAAGTGATTCGAGGAAACATCTCCTTCCCAAAAATCTACTCCTTCCCTTGGGAGGTTGTAGCCCAAGAGCCCAATCAAAATCTCCTCCTTATTCCTGGAGATGTTGTCTATATTTCCCGAAAGGCCATTACGGAATGGGCTTTATTTATGCGCGAGCTAGAGGGAACCATCCGTTTAATCCCAGCCGTAGAACTCATCCATAAAATGTCTAAATAA
- a CDS encoding SurA N-terminal domain-containing protein translates to MLHFFRTYERYFYLVITFVIVITFSFFGTYNEIISSPGTDETAFYKVDGSKVGRTDVQNIVHFIATDSEDKLSYGGMWGPNFLNDGVIKKDFLQTGLAEVLIHHYQKDLKDELQKKLEKEKHFSLYTHPQAKFVGVESVWNYLAPDMKTNFDILRFSDKATDSQSLASRVKLFLGQSQLPPALLSNVLRYQERQYDWISPDLNLERMDLSLFGYHTIEDWFGSRFVHLVAQFIVNAATIAEQKGYVVTKEEALADLVQHSEKSFQENQSSPYLGLASSREYFHEQLRRMGMEQTKAVQIWRQVLLFRRLFHDVGSSVFIDPLTIGQIHQFGNESVTGDVYHLPPSLRFADWRSLQKFEVYLEAIAKRRVATKNLLHLPTQLRSVEQVVKLAPELVQKKYTVEIAEVDKKSLQSLFGIKETWNWEVQEANWDKLTVHFPELASPKADTKETRFAVLENLDQKIRARIDAFARSQMIEENPAKLSKALQEVKSKVVTVGLLKKGGFTLIKGLKDSQELMNLLDKAPLKGQAASSPEEGEAEEKLKHFTANGTHYYRIEVLQKAPAETIMTFQEADQQGILDELLTRTLENYYTKIREEREEEFQHEDKTWKDFATVQAKVAETYFQPLLSAINVDYQKNKPKDSSQLIQTLTPELSAPLRFYAYMREARQAIQKTPEQVTEWVNEASSKTDADDLKSQWKLVKEAYKIDRDHEATGIAKEKALKMSEGDWSPVTPLPNGDIHFFTIQTKGVREDSHEFERQMSVAHRLLSDDAQQVLMRKVLKEISDKQAISLAYLTRSYEAGVAEESK, encoded by the coding sequence ATGCTCCATTTTTTTCGAACTTATGAGCGATATTTTTATCTCGTAATCACTTTTGTGATTGTGATCACATTCTCTTTTTTTGGGACTTATAATGAGATTATTTCCTCCCCAGGAACTGATGAAACAGCCTTTTATAAGGTAGATGGTTCAAAAGTAGGCCGCACTGACGTGCAAAATATTGTGCATTTTATCGCGACTGATTCAGAGGATAAGCTATCTTATGGAGGCATGTGGGGGCCCAATTTTTTGAATGATGGGGTGATTAAAAAAGACTTTCTCCAAACAGGATTAGCAGAAGTTTTAATCCACCATTATCAGAAGGATTTAAAAGACGAGCTTCAAAAAAAGCTAGAAAAAGAAAAACATTTTTCCCTTTATACCCATCCGCAAGCAAAGTTTGTGGGGGTCGAATCGGTCTGGAATTACCTTGCGCCAGACATGAAAACAAACTTTGATATTTTGCGTTTTTCTGACAAAGCGACAGATTCTCAAAGCTTGGCATCTCGAGTAAAGCTCTTTTTAGGCCAAAGTCAACTTCCTCCGGCTTTGCTTAGTAATGTGTTGCGCTATCAAGAAAGGCAATATGACTGGATTTCTCCCGATCTCAATTTAGAGCGCATGGACCTCTCTCTGTTTGGTTATCACACAATTGAAGATTGGTTTGGGTCCCGTTTTGTCCATTTGGTTGCTCAATTTATTGTAAATGCAGCGACGATTGCCGAGCAAAAAGGGTATGTGGTGACAAAAGAAGAGGCTCTTGCAGATTTAGTTCAGCACTCAGAAAAAAGTTTTCAAGAAAATCAATCAAGTCCCTATTTGGGCTTAGCGAGCAGTCGCGAATATTTCCATGAACAGTTGCGCCGAATGGGAATGGAACAAACAAAAGCTGTGCAAATCTGGAGGCAGGTTTTACTTTTTAGACGCCTTTTTCACGACGTGGGCAGTTCTGTTTTTATAGACCCTTTAACCATCGGGCAAATCCATCAATTTGGAAATGAATCGGTGACAGGGGATGTTTATCATTTGCCCCCCTCTTTAAGATTTGCTGATTGGCGTTCCCTGCAAAAATTTGAAGTTTACCTCGAGGCGATTGCGAAAAGGAGAGTAGCAACAAAAAATTTACTGCATTTGCCTACCCAATTGCGTAGTGTAGAGCAGGTTGTAAAGTTGGCACCGGAATTAGTGCAAAAAAAATATACGGTCGAAATAGCAGAAGTAGATAAAAAGTCTTTGCAATCTCTGTTTGGAATCAAAGAAACATGGAATTGGGAAGTACAAGAGGCAAACTGGGATAAGCTTACCGTCCACTTTCCAGAGTTAGCTTCGCCGAAAGCTGATACGAAAGAAACGCGCTTTGCTGTGCTGGAAAATTTAGATCAAAAAATTCGAGCTAGGATAGATGCTTTTGCACGGTCGCAAATGATAGAAGAGAATCCTGCTAAGCTATCAAAGGCATTACAGGAAGTAAAATCGAAAGTAGTGACTGTAGGGCTTCTTAAAAAAGGGGGATTTACGCTTATTAAAGGTCTTAAAGATTCTCAAGAGCTCATGAATTTATTAGATAAAGCTCCTTTAAAAGGACAGGCCGCTAGCTCTCCTGAAGAGGGAGAAGCAGAAGAAAAATTAAAACATTTTACCGCGAATGGAACTCACTATTACAGGATTGAAGTGTTGCAAAAAGCTCCTGCTGAAACGATCATGACCTTCCAAGAAGCTGACCAACAGGGAATTTTGGATGAGCTTTTAACTCGAACTTTGGAAAATTATTACACCAAAATACGGGAAGAAAGAGAAGAAGAATTCCAGCATGAAGACAAAACGTGGAAAGATTTTGCGACGGTACAAGCTAAAGTCGCAGAAACTTACTTCCAGCCTTTGTTATCTGCTATTAATGTAGATTACCAAAAAAATAAACCGAAAGACAGCAGTCAATTGATTCAAACTTTGACACCTGAATTGAGTGCACCGCTGCGTTTTTATGCTTACATGCGAGAAGCTAGGCAAGCCATTCAAAAAACTCCTGAACAGGTTACAGAATGGGTGAATGAGGCCTCTTCAAAAACTGATGCTGACGACCTTAAAAGTCAATGGAAGCTTGTAAAAGAGGCTTATAAAATTGACCGGGATCATGAGGCGACTGGGATAGCAAAAGAGAAGGCTCTTAAAATGAGTGAAGGTGACTGGTCACCCGTTACGCCTCTTCCCAATGGGGATATCCATTTCTTTACCATTCAAACTAAAGGCGTTCGTGAAGACAGCCATGAATTTGAAAGGCAAATGAGTGTGGCTCATCGCCTATTGTCAGATGACGCTCAGCAAGTCTTAATGAGGAAAGTGTTGAAAGAAATCTCAGATAAACAAGCGATTTCGCTGGCTTATCTCACCCGTTCTTATGAAGCAGGTGTAGCAGAGGAATCTAAATAG
- the gcvH gene encoding glycine cleavage system protein GcvH, translating into MKRYTESHEWIELEGPIGTIGVTAYAKQELGDIVYVELPYVGKKVFKGGEAAVLESTKAASDVYSPVSGTILEVNDQLSTEVQKINDSPEKEGWLFKVQLDNLEEVASLMTWEEYQKSLG; encoded by the coding sequence ATGAAAAGATATACAGAATCGCACGAGTGGATAGAACTGGAAGGCCCCATCGGGACTATTGGAGTGACAGCTTATGCAAAGCAGGAATTGGGAGACATTGTGTATGTAGAGCTCCCCTATGTAGGCAAAAAAGTTTTTAAAGGTGGTGAGGCGGCTGTACTTGAATCTACCAAGGCCGCTTCAGATGTCTATTCTCCTGTTTCCGGAACAATTTTAGAGGTAAACGATCAGCTTTCTACTGAAGTACAAAAAATCAATGACTCGCCCGAAAAAGAGGGGTGGCTCTTTAAAGTACAGCTTGACAATTTAGAAGAAGTTGCGTCACTTATGACTTGGGAAGAATATCAGAAATCATTAGGCTAG